In Brassica napus cultivar Da-Ae chromosome C2, Da-Ae, whole genome shotgun sequence, the sequence gaaaacaatagatcttattttgagtccgcgtgagagcgttgcgatcactacaagagatcataaaagctttggccgcaaagtctgtcagcgagttacctagttctaacggcctaaaagctcaaacctagttgactcgcagctcgataactaaagacgaagaaaatacagaaaaggtttttgattgatttcagactgaaccttatgaaaggctgcctacgtacctctttcgaggatcaagccgaacgtagttcaagagagtgaaccaagagatcgaactgcttgtgcacgttcgtctggtaatcgggtgcaagtcatggaaacagagcatgtcgagaataatgcctcagagtttctaagtgccgagagttctgagttTTTAAAGTTCTCCcagtgcctctcgcctaggactccttatatactcgctcctaggttggtttacgctttttcctcttctgcccttaagccgtcataacttaaaaatggagatattccgttttcccgatctttctaattatcttcgaatacttcatatttatccgtggaaacttgacatttatattttcttgcgaaccaagcataaaccattCAACGGTTTATGGgcctttggttaagaaatcgtaagtgagtttcgagtcacgtcttaggtctctttgggccgttgtttgactcgaaatgtttattacggcttctttcgataaaaacgaactttccgcggtttttatcgtaaagttcgattgatgacttcaaatgacgagaaacatgaaatgggttggctacggtcttcgggagatagcattaaagagtagacgagaatgcatggattcgggtcgtatcgatttttaagaaagcacggtcgctacgtagcgaccgagtcgtgtgcgtgctctgtcgctaagtagcgaccgggCCATGTACGTGCCTTCGGGGagatctcggtcgctacgtagcgaccgagccgtgtacgtgctcagtcgctacgtagcgaccgagcttcgatgagagctcggtcgctacgtagcgaccgagcttcggtgagagctcggtcgctacgtagcgaccgagccgtatacgtgctcggtcgctacatagcgacctagcttcggggagagctcggtcgctacgtagtgaccagcTTTTGtgctggttgctacgcggcaaccttgttcacgtctttctccgatttttcgtgaatgtgttttctccgcaagattcttcgtaaaaataaatctttttctaagatttattttttgtaaaaatgttcatgccgatttttacggactttcagacattgattccgtcgtgaccgattttgaccccaacattacCCAGCTGGGAGAATCCTTCTTCATCtgtgtgcttcttctcaaaggAACAACTATTGGTTCCACCACTTCTTCTTCAGCCTCATAACTTCCATTCTTATCTTCTCGACTATATCCCTTTTCACTTTGTATCACATCCTGGACTGCCTGAGCTTTGATATTTTTGACCTCGAGCCTCAGGTTCATTTCCTCCTTCATGATCAAGGGgggatggttcttcagcttcatgaACACTTGGTGCGTGTGTTGTCttctctgatcctgggacatatTGATCCCAAGTCCTTCTAATAACAGCCTCATGCTTGTCGCATTATTAGATGGCCGAGATAGATCCTCAAAGTCTTCCCACTTCTTGTCTTCTTAATAGCTCtttttcttcataaacttgACATCTCTAGAGGCTagaaccctcctggtttgtggATCAAAAACTTGTAccccttttgagttgttgagtatcTAATGAACATAGCTCTAGTACTCTTAGCttccagcttgtttcttatctcgtCCTGAACCAGCACAAAACACACACATCCAAATACCCTCAGATGATCCAGTACTAGTCTGCTCTTGTTGAGAACTTCAAAACGGGACTGATCCTCCAagatcttggttggtatcctattgatgagatagcaagcatggatcacaaaatcactccaaaacctctttggcACACTGGTTTGGAACATCATCGACCTTGcaacctccatgagatgtctatTCTTCCTCTCACCCACTCCATTATGTTGAGGAGTATAGGGACAacttgtctgatgaaggattccatgttgagctagatgaTTCTTGAATGCATGAACAATATTCCCCACCATCATCATActtgaaaatcttaatcttagcattatactggttagacaCATATGTTTCGAAGTTTTTAAAtacatcaagaaccctatcattagttttaatgagtgttaaccaggtgtatttggatttttcgtctatgaatgtgacaaagtacttgtaattatctctaaATAAAcatggagcagtccaaacatcagaatgaatcaaatcaaagcaattctcatagaTAGTAGTTGATCTTTgaaacacagtcttacaatgctttcccaaaatacaagcttcacactcattgtttttaaatatgataCTTGGTAACAATAAGCTCAAGGCTCTaaatgtggatgtcctagcctagaatgccacaATGAACCCTTATTCAACAAAGAACTAAACAAGTAACTAGAAATAGAAACAGGGGAAATGTCTTCAAGCATATAAAGATCTCatttggttactccttgcccaatcaacttactgctctcaatatcctgaaacttcacatcattaggattaaagataacattgcactGAAGATCAGTAGTACAtctcttaacagataataagTTTAAAGTAAACTCATGCATGTAAAAAGATTTAGATTCCTTATCAAACCGGTTAAAGTTTTCTATTCttctaataggaattctatcaccacttgcaatcattacatgtccatgagcaggttctatgttATTGATGAGActattatcactaatcatgtgagtagatgcaccagagtcaacaatcaatggttttatcTTGTTTTGAGCAATATAGGTTCTATGAGATTCATTTTTAAGTTGTAACTCATCAGTGATATCTAATAACCTATCATCATTTCTAGGCATCATATGAGCATCGTATGAATAACCAAGAGTGTTTCCGAATGTACCATaatccttaagagctttgatgagctCATCAATGTCAGATTTCCTGATCACCTCATGCTCCAAGATCTTTCCGGCCGTGTAATGAGAGGCCATTTCTCTTCCTGCACTTTTACCCGCTTTTACACTTGAACCAGCTCCTGATGGACCAGCTTCACTTGCTTCAGCAGACAGGTTAGCTCTTGCCTCTCGATCCTTTTTGAACTTAGCTGGCTTGAGATGAGGGTGTAGTATCCAAcactggctcctcttgtgtcatggcttcttgcaatgatcacaattgccTCCAAACCTTCTATCCTCACCATACTTCCTCTTATCAGATTTGTAGGCAGCCTTGTTAGCTTGCACAACTTCCTCGGCCTTGTTAGCCATTGATAAGTTTTCTTTGCCATCAAAGAGACCAAGCGACCCTTCCTCCTTCTTAATATGAGCACACAATTCCTCATGAATGGATGGTTTGTTGACCTTAGtatgtgcttgatcacatcattgaagGCCGGATTTAGAGTCAACAACATCCCAAACACCTggtcttgctcacgcctctccaTGAGTATCTCTTGATCAGTTGTATTAGGCCTTAAAATTTCAAGCTCGGTCCATAAAGACCTATACTTTCCCAAGTGTTTGGTaaactcctcctcttcttgcatCAGTGTGTTGATGACTCTCTTtaactcaaacacacggctcagattggTGATGTTTCCAAATGTCTTATGGAGTGTCTCCCACATGTGTTTAGGAGCCTCACAATAGCTGTAAGCTTCTAGGAGATGGACTTCAAGGGATCCTTTTAGAACAGATAGAACCATTAGATCTTCTTGAACCCATTTATTTTCTTCAACGACCTcgagctctcttccaccttcACCTTCAATAACCACTGGTTTTGGAGATTCATCTGTAATGTGGCTCCacaaccctagcctcccaattcATCTGTAATGTGGCTCCacaaccctagcctcccaatagctgtcttcacaagcctagaccacaGCAGGTAGTTTCCCCCACCTTTGAGGGCAATCGGAACCGAGACAATCTTTTTCCCTTCCATCTTGTCTTGCTTGAACTTCACTTAGAACACAAAGAACACAAACTTGAACGAAGCTGAAGAACACTagatctcaataccaaagccaaccgggctctgataccatatgattttaaagAAAGAGAATATGTATTGAGAGATTAATAGAGATTAAgtgagattaagagagatttatGTATAAGTGTATGAGAGAATCATGATAAACTAAAGAGAGATTCACAAAACTCGTGTATGTTTCATTAAGAGAGAGGTTACAACTTAAATAGAGAGTTTACAAGGATAAGAATCAAAGAAGAGAAAgtataagcatgtgaagtcaaagaGGAATGGAGCACCCAATTCAAAATGGCCAATAAGAGTCCTCAAATTCTTAAGCATCTAAGAATCTTGGACTAAGATGCTTTGCCTTTCCAGCCCTTGACAGCCTGTCTAGACgcgccttccttatcctctccaatGGTCAGAACCATAGCTGATGCCCAAGGAAAATTCTCATGCCTTAAGTAGTTACCAGGGTGAAACATTTTCACTTTTGGTAGATGTTTGGTCGATCCAGActgtacggccggtacggcctggACGGCCTGTATGGTCTGGTCGACCCAAACTCTCCATCCTTCAATTCTCTTCTACTCTTCATTTCCTCATCTTTATCAAGCTCCAATCTCCTCATAACTCAACAGAGATGAATGTAAGTCCATTAATCATGTCATGTTCACGTGCCCGGCAGCTAGGAGGGTGTGGGTGCAATCAAACTTCCCTTTCCCTCGCAGAGGTTTTGAAAACATGTccattctgaaaaaaaaataattatctcctGAGTCCTCCAAAAGAGTTAAAGATCCCTGACGAGATATGCCGGTTCCATGGAAATTGTGGATGTTATGGAAGAACAGAAATATGTTTCTCACTGAAGCAAAAGAGTTTGCAGCTGAAGATACTGTTTTGAAAATGATAGAAGATTCAAAAGAATGGTTCGATGCCCAGAAGCTAGCTCTTTCAGAAGATGAAGCTCTGCATTAAAACGTTGGGAGTGCTGTTGGATGGGAAATCCCATGTGAGGGGGTTGTCAAGTGCAATGTGTCGATCTCAATTATGGATGCAAAATTCTTGGGGATTATGTGGGCTGTAGAATCCATGGTTAGTCACCATGTCCATAAGATTATCTTTGAAACGGAGGCGCTGGAGTTAGTGCGAGCGGTACTGAGACCAAAAGCGTGGCCAGCGTATAGATATCAAGAATCAGAGCTGAGAAAATCTCTAGTGAAGATTAATGATTGGAGTTTGGGAGGAGTGTGTCAGCCAGAATAAATAGATGTGCTGCAAAAGTGGCAAAGAGTGTAACTGAGGAGAGACGATATCAATCTACGTGGCTAGTGGAGCTCCAGTTTGGCTGGGGGAGTTGTTAGAAGCTGATAAACAAGGGAGGTAAGACTGTGTCCTATGTTGTCAGTAGCGCTTTGTTTGGAGGGTGCTCTATGTTTTTCGAGTTTGGGTTGTTCCCACTTTTTTGGCTTAacagcttttgttttttttcgttGTACTTCTGTTTTGTCTTTGGTCTCTTCATCGTACTAATGCAATTTCcagagttaaaaaaatatatttacaatatatatatcttttaacaacattaatattatataaaaaaaaagggaacTTGCTACTTTTACCACATTTTTTGTACCCTATTTCATTGATGTCTTGACCAACTTTATCACTATAATTTTAATAGGCAAAATACTATTGTACCCCTAGCTAATTAAACCTAAAACATCTTTCTCTTTCCCACGATTTTTTCAAAGCTCAAGTTCCCCAAATCTCAGATTCTTCACGTTGACCAATTCCGGCAAGATCTGACGACGCTGACAAGTTTCCGGCGAGATCTGACGACGTTGACGAGTTTCCAGCGAGATCTGACAGAATCTACAAGCTCAGACGAACGAGACGATCTCTCTCACGACGCTAAGGAACACTAACAAAGGTCAGAGGATAATAGATGGTGATTTTCGTCTCATTATGTAATTGTagtttttgtttctgaaaatCGATATGTTTCTAGGAAGGAAGACGAAGTTTTTCTCACGAAGTTTTCAAATCTCAAATTTgtaaaaccttataaatatttatcagtGAAGAACGTAGTGCTTATGTATTATCGTTTTTGATATGTCTTTGTTGATCCTTcttgttttgagattttttttgtgttgaatattttttattccttCCTTGATCCCTATATTTCTTATAATCAGATTATGATGATTGAACCAACGACGCTCCAGTGACCATATCCAATTGCTTCGACCAAATCCAACGAGACCAATGACGCTCCAGTGAACACCGACAAGCTCCGGTGAACACGATCGACAAACATAGAGATAGTTTGTGTCAGTGGATTTGAATTCTGAGTTCAATTGAATAAATTAGTTCAATTGAATCTATGTAAAACCCCAAATATAATTGACGTGTTTGAACTTTGAAGTGCAATTTTCTGAGTTAAATTACAGTGAATCTTGTTTTTGTAAGTGAGTGCTTATGCGTAGGAATAATATGTGACTGGGTTGTGTTCAGATATTGAAGATCGACGAGGTTGGTGAGCTGTTTGAAGAAGCAAGAGGGACTCTGAACAAGAACGTGGTTTGTGGGATCGAagaattacatatttataatgcTTTATAAAAGTTGCAGAGTTGGCTTCTTAACACCATcttctctctcatcttcttcagacatCTCTTATACTAAAACAATCGTATATCTCTCCTAAGACTTGCAGAGTTGAAGAGGTTAGTTGGACATCTAAATGAGTTTGACTgcaatcgtttttttttttttacaaaagagAAGAGTGCGATGTGGAGAAACCTTGATGTTCTcaaattatgtttgaaatgaCAACTTTTTGTTGAGAACAAGGAATTATCTCTAATGTTCAGATGAAAGCCTTATATAGTCCTTTCAACTCATAGTCTTGAtctttgatatcactcaaattaccctaaggagtgattttactctctcaaataagaggttcaattgtagtacttcgggatcgaatccacaaagaactagggcacacaatagactacagaaatcaagattaagctagggaaacagtttataaagcagtaaatgaatgAAAGCAAGTTGAACAAAGTAGTTATTCGATTGGTTGATTGAGGTTGTAAACAATTAGGAGAAATTGCTAGACCTAgggatttattaatcaagagattcaaaactacaattcaaggatgctaatggtttatagattcaattctagaactcgattttAATACGTAAGAAATCCAGCTTTGGCATGCAATTGCTAATCAGATGTCTAAGTCCAGTCTCAGCTGTCACTTATTGAGTTGGagcgagcgtcgatcgatactatgGCCTGAGCGCCGATCGATGCTTCCTCAGACAAGCATTAACGACCTAATCGATTAAGTTCAACTAGAATGCTAGACTAACTCTCGTATGCGCCTAAGTATCTAATCCAGCAGATttcgggttccgttaattgattgcactttcgtgcctctcaactatcctatgattctaggttcaaacaatTAGTCACACTATCGTACTATTCTAACTATtccagatcctagtattacaaatcaCCCTAGTGTATAGAtaatctagcaatcctaattgattattagtttgacattaagctcatgaaatccctaaacttAACAAaatgaattactcagacatgcaagcaataacacaaatcatagtctgaataatataatagataagaAATTAATGATACCAATGGAGTTGCAATCAATCTCGGAAggagaattgatcttctctccaaacctaagacAAAACAATAGAATAGGATAGTAGAAAGCTTGTtcccgtcaacaatggcttagaaataaataaatagggtttctggtcatCCATGAGTATTTTGGTAACTTTGTGTAGCTTCTGGGCTTTAATCGGACTTGAAATATGCTTAGCCCACGTTCTGGCATCACTATCGATCAATGGAAATGTtgtttcatcgatcgacagtcatgcatctcctcgacagcttcctctcgcgaggcagactgactactcttcagtaaaacgggcataacctctgctacaggatgctgattgacctcataccggcggcattggaaagctaactccacgctatatcttgtgtcaaaggatgggctcaatctaacggtgggaaggtctccatccataggtaaacatctgacgcgtctgtgcagctcTTCACTCAAAatactccaaaatcaccatatttctccagaacgtacctgaacctgtaaatactctaaaaagactctaaaacataataattatatcttaaaacacttatatgcCATGGTTTAAAGtggataaaatccatggtatatcaactcccccagacttacccttttgcttgtcctcaagcgaAACAGACGgatagtctctctgaaagaggtttgaaaacagcagggattcacttgatttaaaatttagaatcattacatctgcaatattgcaatccatatCTAAGAAGTCTTAATCACAAAaacacattataccatatcctagcttagcaaccaaattcccctagccaacaacttagcaaatcttgtctgacattcccctctaccaacctcatttcctaacaaaaataaaagtgcatgctttaccttgtgagtatcgatcacaggatgcaaggattttcaaaaaaatatctggatctgcaggtaaaagttagttcatatcttttctttctactaatttctctcttttgtcaaAATCTGCTTACATTGCAGGAttattgaccaagattggacagtcttccatgaatcaaaccttaatggtggttgccaccaagtcatgttcacttctttttgacctatatccaagaattcatgtgaatcgaacctcgatgattgccgccaccaagtcccgttcgaattctttttgttggaagccttatgaagcaagccttaatggttgtagccaccaagtcctgttcggattccacctaactaacacctattatatatatatatatatatatatatatattgaaaataaatcTGTCTACCTATAATTCTAGGGTCAAAATACAGAgaaaaatgtgataaatctacacaaggctttaccttccaaacTTGTTtaaagaatccgatcccatgtatatcaagccccaagacaagcagttgtgtcaagtttagtgttggaggtcagctttggttccttcaaacaatctcagcaagtaaGAATAGCTGACAGGTTTATCCACGTTAGTATCTTTaatactatctgcaatcagtaagtctagaatggtgctaaagagtggttagataacaagcaaaaatctaatgagttcattatccccttcttgactcaataaaactcttttgaaaacattttgataagactcatgaacacactaatatcagtaaacatcccccagacttaaattacactgcccccagtgtatatctagtcggagttgtggtgagaaataatcataagtacataatttaacaagtaagaacgatgacCTACTCGCTGAtgtcagtgtcgatcgacacaatgaagtGACAATTGATCGTTGGATCTgaagtgctgtcgatcgatgtcgagctGGTCTCATCGGCCGATGTACTGAGCAATCGTCTACACGgatctgtcttttttttttatctaactcAAACAATTAGTTGAACCTCCCCTAAACTTAAACAACACTATCTCCagtgttatacagtctaagatCGGTGGGGAAACaaatcataaggacaatatttaacaaggaaaaaCGATATACTTGACTTTGATGTGAGTGTCGaccaacacagttaagtggcgatcaatACTCTAGAAGCTATGTTGatcgacacagttaagtggcgatcgatcgatgctagtgatgctctgtcgatcgatgatgtgCAGCCATCGTCGATCCTCGTGCAAACTCGTCTTCctcagatcttttttttttgttttaccttcaataaatgtaaaatgaAAATCAGTAATGATCTAGACTAAACTAAATGgcattacctaatagtgggttgcctcccactcaacgcttatttttagtcattagcttgacttttgTATATCTGATTTAGTCTGGATGAGGATGTGAACTTCCTCCAGAATAAGTCTCagtgtctctctttctcatctTGTTGATGCAGTTGATAAAAGCTCTTGCAGAAGCTTCCCCTTTGTTTCTCAGCTCTGGATCACATAGCACTCTGACTTTGGTAAAGGATTCAGAACCTCCTCTACAGCGCACTCTGTACGCAAGACTTGCCTCTTGACATTGCAAAGGGACTAGTGACAGGAAATCGGCATCtacattccttttctttttcttctttctattcCTGGtccttcccccagacttagacttTTCAGTCTCAGGCTGTTCTGAAATTCGTAGggtgtcgaccgatgctgaAGGCTtcgtgtcgatcgattctgaagacTGAGAGTCGTCTGATGCTGCAATTCTAATGTCGACCGACGCTGATTCTGGTATTGTGGGCTCGCGATTAGAATCAGTTGTAGGTCATGGATCTTCAAACATCTCTATGCATGAAATAAGCTCCtcacttttcttcttttccatGGGATCATAGAAGACAGTTTCATCAATATTAGTCAGACACATCTTATTTCTCTTAAGATCACAAACTGCCCCTACTGTAACCATGAAGGCTCTTCCAAAAAGGAGTGGAGATGTCTTGCCTGATTTGATATCCATAGCATGAAATTCCACAGGGATAATGCATTCCCCTATCTCCACCTTAACATTCTTGATCATGCTTGCTGAGTTTACTCGGGAGCTATCCACAAAAGTGAAACTATCTTTAGAAGGTTTCATCTTTAGTCTTAATATCTCAGCAGTGTCAATGGCCACGATGCTGACTGCAGATCCAGTATCGCATAGGGCGTTTGGTAAATGGTGGCTATATATAGAGCATGGAATCAAGAACTTTCCAGGATCTTGTTCCTTCTTCAGTGTCCTCTTGGGTTTACGGCTGACCTTATTGAATAGAAGCTCAATGTCCTTATCagtctctctactctctctgaAGAAATTACCAAGTCTATACTTATGATATGCATCCTCGAAAGACATATCCTTAGGAACCCTCTTCACCCTCTTGTGAAATCCTTCAAGTTCCACTTTGTTAACTTCTCTCTTGAGGTGTTTGGGAATATAGGGTTTCCTAGATTTCACTCCCTTCTCAGctggaatttcttctttcgttGCCTGCTTTTCCATGGCAGGTTCATATCCGTCTGTTTGGTGTCGACCGATACCTAGTAGATGTCGTTGATCAACACTTTTTACGAAAGAGGTTTCAGCTAGGGCTGATTGCTCTTGCTCTGGTGCTTCTGCAGATTGCTGACTTATCTTCTCTGTTGTCTTCAAGTAAACTGATGTCTGAGATGGATTTCGAGTTGCCTTCAAGTGGTGTGCATCAAGATCTGGGAAACGTACTCGGTATGGCATTGACGGTTGTCGATCGCTGCTCTTTTGctgttgtcgatcgacgcttcCATGTTGTTGTTGATCGATTTTTTCGTGTTGTTGCCAGTTGACGTTATCTGATTTAACTCGAGCTAGGGTGGGAGGATGCGGGTGTCGAGCAGCAAAATCTGAGTGGCTCTAAATTCGAATAGTTTTGTCTGATCCCAAAAGCGGTGTCGATCGGTGCTCGGCTGTTGATGTCGATCGGTGCTCAGctgttgatgtcgatcgatgcgcagTTGTTTGTGTCGGTCGACACCAGTACGAGCTGCCTATGGACATGGAGCTTTCGACTAGGAAATCATCTTCTTCCAGCTTCTCCTGCTCGAGCACTTCCCCAAGGTCATCATCTGAGATGGCATTAACCTGGTGCTTCTCACTTTCCACGGCTTTCCCTTTGACCAGagcttcttgcttcttcacAGCTTCTGCAGTCTGAGAAACATGGGCATCTAGCATCATGACATGGGCATCTAAGGTTTCAAATTTTCCATTCAGCTCTTTGTAGAGAACATCCAACCTCAGATTTAAGTATGCACTCATCTTCTGCTGAATTTTAGGATCTTTTCCATCATCTGAATATGGTCTTGATTCTCTTCATTTTCTAAATCTTGTTCCAGCAATGAAACTTCATGTACAGAACCAATCTCAGCCTCAACGATCTGGTCACTATCCATTGCAGCTGATTTTATCCTGGGCATATCCAGATTTTTGGAACTGTTGCTAGACATCAAGTTCTCAATCAGCCTCTTAGCTTCCTCTGGGGTCCTTGTCTCGAAGTTTCCTTCGCTTGCAGCTTCCAGCATCATATTATATCGCACATCAAGACCCTTGCAGAACTTCTTCAACAGCTGAATCTCCGTTAAACCATGATGTGGACAGTCCCTTTGGTATCTCCTAAACCTCTCCCAAAAGCTTTTGAAAGCTTCTGTAGGTCCCTGAGAAAATTTCCAAATTTTATCTCTCATCTCTTCAGTCATAAACGCAGTCCTGACATCATTCCATGtagtgagagatcctggtggtagacATCTCAACCACTTTTTAGCATTCCCAGAGAGAATATTTGAACAGCTTGCAGATGATGTAGTCTTTGGTTGCTTCATCCTCCTGGATGCCAGACACAAAGTCTTCGAGTGTCTCAATATGAGCCGAGGGATTTTCATCAGGAAGACCATGATAAGGGTGCTGACCACATGAGAGAAGTGTGTAGGGTGTATTTGAAATCCCTGGATTTCTAGAGGTCGAATTGTAGACCTGTTGGTATAGAACTGACTAGGCCTGATCAAATCTGCTAGTGTTCTCTGAAGAGGAACTTTAGCATCCTCGGTGGCTGC encodes:
- the LOC106448458 gene encoding uncharacterized protein LOC106448458, with amino-acid sequence MSAYLNLRLDVLYKELNGKFETLDAHVMMLDAHVSQTAEAVKKQEALVKGKAVESEKHQVNAISDDDLGEVLEQEKLEEDDFLVESSMSIDFAARHPHPPTLARVKSDNVNWQQHEKIDQQQHGSVDRQQQKSSDRQPSMPYRVRFPDLDAHHLKATRNPSQTSVYLKTTEKISQQSAEAPEQEQSALAETSFVKSVDQRHLLGIGRHQTDGYEPAMEKQATKEEIPAEKGVKSRKPYIPKHLKREVNKVELEGFHKRVKRVPKDMSFEDAYHKYRLGNFFRESRETDKDIELLFNKVSRKPKRTLKKEQDPGKFLIPCSIYSHHLPNALCDTGSAVSIVAIDTAEILRLKMKPSKDSFTFVDSSRVNSASMIKNVKVEIGECIIPVEFHAMDIKSGKTSPLLFGRAFMVTVGAVCDLKRNKMCLTNIDETVFYDPMEKKKSEELISCIEMFEDP